The window TGTTAGGACGTGCAAAGGAGGCTGTGGAGGTATTGGGGGAGGTAAAGTCACGAAGGGTCCCCGCCTATTATCTGGGGAAATGTTACGAGGAATTGGGCGAATATGAAAAGGCCTTGGACAGCCTTGAGATGTCCCGAAAAGACGGCGCAAGGGAGTTTGACCTGGAGATGGACTTGATAGGCGTGAAGAGAAAGGCCGGGATGCTAAAAGAGGCCTTGAAGAGGGTGACGCAACTGTCGAAGGCCCATGGTGATGAAGCCGAATTACATTACCAGTGGGGCTGTTGTCTTGAGGACGAGGGGGAGTATGTTGACGCCATGTCTCATTATCAAAAGGCGTTGGAGCTTGACCCCGAGCATGCCGGGGCGCACTTCCGCATAGCCTATAATTACGACCTTGAGGGGGAAGACGATAAAGCCATCGAATATTATGAAAAATGCGAGGGCCTCACGCCCACCTTTACCAGCGTGTTTATCAACCTCGGCACGCTGTATGAAGACCGTGGAGAATACGAGAAGGCGATAACATGTTTTGAAACCGTGCTCAGGGCCGACCCAGACAACGAAAAGGCATATCTTTATCTCAAGGACGCGAAGGCCTCCCTTAACATGTACTACGACGAGGAGAGGATAAAGGCCAGGGATAGAGCGTGTGAGGTACTCAACATACCCATATCAGATTTTGAGCTCTCGGTAAGAAGCAAAAATTGTCTGGAGCGGATGAATATCCGCACCTTAAGGGACCTTACCCTGGTAACTGAGACAGACCTGCTTTCTTACAAGAATTTTGGAGAGACCTCTTTGAACGAGATAAAAGACGTGTTGGTACAAAAGGGGTTGTCCCTGGGGCAGGCCCTGGAGGCACCCAGGAGTTTCCTGGAGGCGTCCAGGAGGTCTGAGGAGCAGGCCGCGGTGCTTGAGAGTCCTTTAGCTATGTTGGAGTTGTCGGCCCGCACCACAAAGGCCCTTGAGAAACTGGAGGTAAAAACCGTTGCTGAACTGGTGTCCATGTCTGAAGAGGAACTCAGTTCTCACAAGACGTTCAAGAGTGATTATCTGGCGGAGATAAAAGAGAAATTGCTGGCGTATGAACTGAGTCTGAAAAAAGAGGGGGAGGAGGAGAAGGAGGAGAGTTCAGAAGACTAGTATGTTTTGAATCCAGGTCTTCGGTCTGCAATTCAAGGGGGGTGGCGCTCAGGTCTTTTTGGAAGAGGGTGTTGTAACATTGCAAGTGTCAGGGTGGGTCTCAGGGCGAGTGTTAGGGGTTGATCCCGGCCTCGCGGTAACTGGTTTCGCCGTGGTGGAGGTTCTTGAACGGGGCGGCCAGGTAAAAGATTACGGTTGCATAAGAACCAGTTCCAAGCTTGCCAAGCCTGAGCGGCTAGGTGCCATATACAACGGTATACACGACATAATCTCTAAGTGGTCGCCGAATTTACTTGTTATAGAAGACGCCTTTGTCAATATGAAATATCCTAAGGCCGCGCTTCAACTGGGAGAGGTAAGAGGCGCAATAAGCGTGGCGGCCCGGAACTTGAACGTAGACGTTTGTGAAATAATGCCTTCCGAGGCGAAACTGGCATTGACCGGTAATGGTGGCGCCGGTAAGGCACAGGTGGCGAACGCGGTGAGGAGGATACTGGTTACAGACGCCCCTTTCGGGTCAAGTCACGTCTCAGACGCGCTTGCACTGGCCCTGACGGGTCTGTCCCGGAGTGGCCGGTTCAATTGGCCCTGAGAGGCGACGGGGAGCCGATTTGGCTGATAAGCAACACCACACTCAACCGATGGCCAATAACCGAACATCTTTTTCCGGCGAAAGAGCCGTCTTTTACGTCACGTGATCCGGTACCTTAAAGGAACACTATTAAAAAAGGAAGACGACAGAATCGTTCTATTTACAAACGGCGTTGGATATGAAGTCCGGTTGCCCGTAGTGGTAAGGTCAACGTACAATGAAAAGGAGATTGGCGAGGAGGTAGAGCTTTACATCTCCTACCAGCAGGCCGAAAAGCAGCCGAAACCTGTCCTTGTCGGTTTCAATAGTGAACCTGAGCGGGAGTTTTTTGAGAAACTCCTTACCGTGCACCGTATAGGGACCTCAACGGCGGTAGACGCCCTCACAATACCCATAAGCAGGATAGCAAAGGCCATTGAGGATAAAGACGTCTCCACGTTGAAAAAGCTGAATGGCATTGGGGCGCGCGCCGCGGAAAAGATTGTTGCCGAGCTAAACGGTAAGATGGCAAAATACGCCCTGATGAGTGAAGGCGCTCCACTTGAGCCAGGTGAACCGGAAGACCTTAAAAAGCAGGTGGTAGACGTGCTGGTCAGGCAGCTGGGGTACAGGTCCAGCGAGGCGTCCAGAATGGTCGAAACGGCCATGGAGAGGTCTCCGGAAATCAGTTCTCCTGAGAAGCTGTTTGAAGAGGTCTACAAGTACCAGAAAACTTGAGAAAACCTGATACGGGTGAGGGGGAAGTTCGCACCTTTTTAACATAGGAGGCCCATAATGGTGCCACCGGAAACTTGTGAAGCCTTACACCCGGCCTCTACCTCCGGCGGGAATGACGTGTACAACCTGAGGCCCAAAAATTTATCCGAATATATCGGCCAGTCACAGGTGGTCGAATCTCTCGG of the Candidatus Bathyanammoxibius amoris genome contains:
- a CDS encoding tetratricopeptide repeat protein; translation: MDIAADTSILESEDISRDDVRLLRNKVYASADEKKNLEEEVEKLSQTVKSDQDPAKTKMLCQGLGIGLWLLGRAKEAVEVLGEVKSRRVPAYYLGKCYEELGEYEKALDSLEMSRKDGAREFDLEMDLIGVKRKAGMLKEALKRVTQLSKAHGDEAELHYQWGCCLEDEGEYVDAMSHYQKALELDPEHAGAHFRIAYNYDLEGEDDKAIEYYEKCEGLTPTFTSVFINLGTLYEDRGEYEKAITCFETVLRADPDNEKAYLYLKDAKASLNMYYDEERIKARDRACEVLNIPISDFELSVRSKNCLERMNIRTLRDLTLVTETDLLSYKNFGETSLNEIKDVLVQKGLSLGQALEAPRSFLEASRRSEEQAAVLESPLAMLELSARTTKALEKLEVKTVAELVSMSEEELSSHKTFKSDYLAEIKEKLLAYELSLKKEGEEEKEESSED
- a CDS encoding crossover junction endodeoxyribonuclease RuvC → MLGVDPGLAVTGFAVVEVLERGGQVKDYGCIRTSSKLAKPERLGAIYNGIHDIISKWSPNLLVIEDAFVNMKYPKAALQLGEVRGAISVAARNLNVDVCEIMPSEAKLALTGNGGAGKAQVANAVRRILVTDAPFGSSHVSDALALALTGLSRSGRFNWP
- a CDS encoding Holliday junction branch migration protein RuvA, with protein sequence MIRYLKGTLLKKEDDRIVLFTNGVGYEVRLPVVVRSTYNEKEIGEEVELYISYQQAEKQPKPVLVGFNSEPEREFFEKLLTVHRIGTSTAVDALTIPISRIAKAIEDKDVSTLKKLNGIGARAAEKIVAELNGKMAKYALMSEGAPLEPGEPEDLKKQVVDVLVRQLGYRSSEASRMVETAMERSPEISSPEKLFEEVYKYQKT